In one Umezawaea sp. Da 62-37 genomic region, the following are encoded:
- a CDS encoding antibiotic biosynthesis monooxygenase has translation MLDLDRDGVDTILVTRWTADDAAASVGEALAEWGPKADGLLSVTGFAGTDGTSALLYEQWAGSPTSRREGSVEYTMYRALTRPDSPEVGCVVVVEAEFDGADVRTWVDTVLDALATDEEPAEGGISAHFHTSADGRRALNYAEWTSEEAHAAALANSGQGTVGLGEKWRRVKEFPGVLNGGFTRFVVVGGV, from the coding sequence ATGCTTGATCTCGACCGCGACGGTGTGGACACGATCCTGGTCACCCGGTGGACCGCCGACGATGCCGCCGCTTCGGTGGGGGAAGCGCTTGCCGAGTGGGGGCCGAAGGCCGACGGGCTGTTGTCCGTCACGGGTTTCGCCGGTACCGACGGGACTTCCGCGTTGCTCTACGAGCAGTGGGCGGGCAGTCCGACGTCACGCCGGGAGGGTTCCGTCGAGTACACGATGTACCGGGCGTTGACGCGCCCGGACTCGCCCGAGGTGGGGTGCGTGGTCGTCGTGGAGGCCGAGTTCGACGGTGCCGACGTGCGGACGTGGGTCGACACCGTGCTGGACGCGCTGGCCACCGACGAGGAACCGGCCGAGGGCGGGATCTCGGCGCACTTCCACACGAGCGCGGACGGCAGGCGTGCGCTGAACTACGCCGAGTGGACGTCCGAGGAGGCTCACGCCGCGGCGTTGGCGAACTCCGGGCAGGGGACCGTCGGCCTGGGTGAGAAGTGGCGGCGCGTCAAGGAGTTCCCCGGTGTGCTGAACGGCGGCTTCACCCGGTTCGTCGTGGTGGGCGGGGTGTAG
- a CDS encoding NAD(P)H-dependent oxidoreductase, which translates to MTTPLRLAIIASSTRDGRFGPTVATWFTGLARQRADLDVTVVDLAETPLPATMTSALSAEDVARLGAVTPRLDAADAFVVVTPEYNHSYPASLKNAIDWHFTQWRAKPVGFVSYGGVSGGLRAVEHLRQVFAELHAVTVRDTVSFHGAAALFDGDGQPKEPEGCGKAAGALLDRLVWWSDALREARAKNPYAA; encoded by the coding sequence ATGACCACACCACTCCGGCTCGCGATCATCGCGAGCAGCACCCGTGACGGCCGGTTCGGACCGACCGTCGCCACCTGGTTCACCGGCCTCGCCCGGCAGCGCGCGGACCTCGACGTCACGGTGGTCGACCTGGCCGAAACCCCGTTGCCCGCCACGATGACCAGCGCGTTGTCCGCCGAGGACGTCGCACGGCTGGGCGCCGTGACGCCGAGGCTCGACGCCGCGGACGCGTTCGTCGTCGTGACGCCGGAGTACAACCACAGCTATCCGGCGTCGCTGAAGAACGCCATCGACTGGCACTTCACCCAGTGGCGGGCCAAGCCCGTCGGGTTCGTGTCCTACGGCGGGGTGTCCGGCGGGCTGCGGGCCGTGGAGCACCTGCGGCAGGTGTTCGCCGAGCTGCACGCCGTGACGGTCCGGGACACGGTCAGCTTCCACGGGGCTGCGGCGCTGTTCGACGGGGACGGTCAGCCGAAGGAGCCGGAGGGGTGCGGGAAGGCCGCGGGAGCGCTGCTCGACCGGCTCGTCTGGTGGAGCGACGCGCTGCGCGAAGCCCGTGCCAAGAACCCCTACGCCGCTTAG
- the soxR gene encoding redox-sensitive transcriptional activator SoxR produces MAQLPADVHEITIGELSDRSGVPTSALRFYERQGLIRSRRTTGNQRRYHRVVLRQVAFIRASHHLGIPLAAIGDVLALLPEGVPPTREFWERASGCWSEEINARIEKLERMRDRFTECIGCGCLSFDKCALVNPDDQLGAVGVGPRRLLDP; encoded by the coding sequence ATGGCCCAGCTCCCGGCGGACGTCCACGAGATCACCATCGGCGAACTGTCCGACCGCAGCGGCGTTCCCACGTCGGCGCTGCGGTTCTACGAGCGGCAGGGGCTGATCCGCAGCCGCCGCACCACGGGCAACCAGCGCCGCTACCACCGCGTGGTGCTGCGGCAGGTCGCGTTCATCCGCGCCTCGCACCACCTCGGCATCCCGCTGGCGGCCATCGGCGACGTGCTCGCCCTGCTGCCCGAAGGGGTTCCGCCGACGCGCGAGTTCTGGGAACGCGCGTCCGGCTGCTGGAGCGAGGAGATCAACGCCCGGATCGAGAAGCTGGAGCGGATGCGCGACCGCTTCACCGAGTGCATCGGCTGCGGCTGCCTCTCGTTCGACAAGTGCGCCCTGGTCAACCCGGACGACCAGTTGGGCGCGGTGGGCGTCGGACCACGACGGCTGCTCGACCCGTAG
- a CDS encoding pyridoxamine 5'-phosphate oxidase family protein encodes MSLLDRSLAAAVAAHRTCELSTLAKDGTPVTWPVSARLHPDGTFTLTTSLGFPQKAFNIRRDGRVALLFSDPTGSGLDAPPQVLVHGTATCPDEITTTPGDLADYWAMLFERQPSSRAYLKPPVRPVVDWYYMRLVITVTPTAVTSRPRLPAVDGRPAATPLLGAAALADFPSAVLGVRDGDGAPTLFRVRPVPGETGFAVDVPEDAEIRPGRASLLGHRHDEQLAGAKFVLVRGELTGGPGGWSLVPSREVRPAGSAWSTIRRTRRSTRDYLAKRGLGRPRVDWAGFTAVADSVRRHP; translated from the coding sequence GTGTCCCTTCTCGATCGAAGCCTGGCCGCGGCAGTGGCCGCCCACCGCACCTGCGAGCTGTCCACCCTGGCGAAGGACGGAACCCCGGTCACCTGGCCGGTTTCCGCCCGCCTCCACCCGGACGGCACGTTCACCCTGACGACCTCGCTCGGCTTCCCGCAGAAGGCGTTCAACATCCGCCGCGACGGCCGGGTGGCGCTGTTGTTCTCCGACCCCACCGGCAGCGGGCTCGACGCGCCGCCGCAGGTCCTCGTGCACGGCACCGCGACGTGCCCGGACGAGATCACCACCACGCCGGGCGACCTGGCGGACTACTGGGCGATGCTGTTCGAACGGCAGCCCTCCAGTCGGGCCTACCTCAAGCCGCCGGTCCGACCGGTCGTGGACTGGTACTACATGCGGCTGGTCATCACGGTCACCCCGACCGCCGTGACGTCGCGCCCGCGGCTGCCGGCCGTGGACGGACGTCCCGCCGCGACGCCGCTGCTCGGCGCCGCGGCCCTCGCCGACTTCCCGAGCGCTGTGCTCGGTGTCCGCGACGGTGATGGCGCGCCCACGCTGTTCCGGGTGCGCCCGGTGCCGGGGGAGACGGGGTTCGCCGTGGACGTCCCAGAGGACGCGGAGATCAGGCCGGGGCGGGCGAGCCTGCTCGGGCACCGGCACGACGAGCAGCTGGCCGGCGCGAAGTTCGTGCTGGTCCGCGGCGAGCTGACCGGCGGACCGGGTGGGTGGTCGCTGGTCCCGTCGCGGGAGGTCCGGCCCGCGGGGTCGGCGTGGAGCACCATCCGCCGGACCCGCCGCAGCACCCGCGACTACCTGGCGAAGCGCGGCCTTGGCAGGCCCCGCGTCGACTGGGCCGGGTTCACGGCCGTGGCGGACTCGGTCCGCCGGCACCCGTAG
- a CDS encoding AfsR/SARP family transcriptional regulator has translation MRFALLGHTEVVTDDGVPVAGLGDLRRAILALLLLRANEFISRDRLIDECWRDRAAKDPVNALHLHVAKLRNVLGTRLETRSSGYRLAVLPGELDVDVFQGLHRQGRELLVLRRFQQASDALRGADAVWRGPPLADVADALSVTGERARLAELRLGARELAVEADLALFRHEDLVPELTLLVAENPLRERLLKQLMLALYRCGRQAEALSVYDTARRRLAESLGLDPLPGLRELHRAVLRQDRALSGGLVPMWA, from the coding sequence ATGCGCTTCGCCCTGCTCGGACACACCGAGGTCGTCACCGACGACGGCGTCCCCGTGGCGGGCCTCGGCGACCTGCGCCGGGCGATCCTCGCCCTGTTGCTGTTGCGCGCCAACGAGTTCATCTCACGCGACCGGCTGATCGACGAGTGCTGGCGCGACCGCGCGGCCAAGGACCCGGTCAACGCCCTGCACCTGCACGTCGCCAAGCTGCGCAACGTCCTCGGGACGCGGCTGGAGACGCGCAGTTCCGGCTACCGGCTGGCGGTGCTGCCCGGCGAACTCGACGTGGACGTCTTCCAGGGCCTGCACCGGCAGGGCCGGGAACTCCTGGTGCTGCGGCGGTTCCAGCAGGCGAGCGACGCGCTGCGCGGGGCGGACGCGGTGTGGCGCGGTCCGCCGCTGGCCGACGTGGCGGACGCGCTGTCCGTGACGGGGGAGCGGGCCAGGCTGGCCGAACTCCGCCTCGGCGCGCGGGAACTCGCCGTCGAAGCGGACCTCGCCCTGTTCCGGCACGAGGACCTCGTGCCGGAACTCACGCTGCTGGTCGCCGAGAACCCGTTGCGCGAACGGCTCCTCAAGCAGCTGATGCTCGCGCTGTACCGGTGTGGACGGCAGGCCGAGGCGCTGTCGGTCTACGACACCGCCCGCCGCCGCCTCGCCGAGTCGCTGGGCCTCGACCCGCTGCCGGGCCTGCGCGAACTGCACAGGGCCGTGCTGCGCCAGGACCGCGCGCTCTCCGGCGGACTGGTCCCGATGTGGGCGTGA
- a CDS encoding MFS transporter encodes MTTSQVSPPVPVRPRVTPSSLGRLVFGLIISKTSLNLSLVVPLQLLLTLKLTSVLNGASAASSFGLVTGIGALVALVFNPIVGRISDATTARFGRRRTWLLFGATTGGFALAGVGMATEVWHVVVLWSLVQWLFNFQQIATDALFADQVEVRRQGRVAGVLGLPGLLGPLIGLSLVSTVPAGSAGQWYLLTAVAVTAGVISVFLVRDVPADRVTRPPVDVKAMLRTFWIDPRHHPAFAWAWLVRFLNCCAIATVAFTGVYMTDRFALDPDQVSSTILKAVLLSVTVQTLSGLFSGFLSDRLKRQKPFVAVAGLFAATGTMGVAFAPSYEFVFVAIGVQAVGFGTFIAVDFALCVRLLPNPADAGKDLGVLDLATSLPQSIVPLLGVVLLPLGGFPLFYGTLVVVGFIGMAALLRVPEIGDEEHGGRWSVPVVRK; translated from the coding sequence ATGACCACCAGCCAGGTCTCCCCACCGGTGCCCGTCCGCCCCCGCGTGACACCGTCGTCACTGGGGCGGCTCGTGTTCGGGCTGATCATCTCGAAGACGTCGCTGAACCTCTCGCTCGTGGTACCCCTGCAACTGCTGTTGACGCTGAAGCTGACCTCGGTGCTGAACGGGGCCAGCGCCGCGTCGTCGTTCGGGCTGGTCACCGGGATCGGCGCGCTGGTGGCGCTGGTGTTCAACCCGATCGTCGGGCGGATCAGCGACGCGACGACCGCGCGGTTCGGGCGACGCCGGACGTGGCTGCTGTTCGGGGCGACGACCGGCGGGTTCGCGCTCGCGGGTGTGGGCATGGCGACCGAGGTGTGGCACGTCGTCGTGCTGTGGAGCCTCGTGCAGTGGCTGTTCAACTTCCAGCAGATCGCGACCGACGCGCTGTTCGCCGACCAGGTCGAGGTGCGGCGGCAGGGGCGGGTCGCCGGGGTGCTCGGGCTGCCGGGGCTGCTCGGGCCGTTGATCGGGTTGTCACTGGTCAGCACGGTGCCCGCCGGGTCGGCGGGGCAGTGGTACCTGTTGACGGCGGTGGCCGTGACGGCGGGTGTGATCAGCGTGTTCCTGGTGCGGGACGTGCCCGCGGACCGGGTGACGCGGCCGCCCGTGGACGTGAAGGCGATGCTGCGGACGTTCTGGATCGACCCGCGCCACCACCCGGCGTTCGCCTGGGCGTGGCTGGTGCGGTTCCTGAACTGCTGCGCGATCGCGACGGTGGCGTTCACCGGGGTCTACATGACCGACCGGTTCGCGCTCGACCCCGACCAGGTCAGTTCGACGATCCTGAAGGCCGTCCTGCTGTCGGTGACGGTGCAGACGCTGTCGGGGCTGTTCTCCGGTTTCCTGTCCGACAGGCTGAAGCGGCAGAAGCCCTTCGTCGCCGTGGCGGGGCTGTTCGCCGCGACCGGGACGATGGGGGTGGCGTTCGCGCCGTCGTACGAGTTCGTGTTCGTCGCGATCGGTGTCCAGGCGGTCGGGTTCGGGACGTTCATCGCGGTGGACTTCGCGCTGTGCGTGCGGCTGCTGCCCAACCCCGCCGACGCGGGCAAGGACCTCGGGGTGCTCGACCTGGCGACGTCGCTGCCGCAGTCGATCGTGCCGCTGCTGGGCGTGGTCCTGTTGCCGTTGGGCGGTTTCCCGCTGTTCTACGGCACGCTGGTGGTCGTCGGGTTCATCGGGATGGCGGCCCTGCTGCGGGTGCCCGAGATCGGTGACGAGGAGCACGGCGGGCGCTGGTCGGTGCCGGTCGTCCGGAAGTGA
- a CDS encoding DUF5313 domain-containing protein, with protein sequence MTRSRPGPVLWLWYAVGGRLPDRHREWVLHDVTARTWVVRHLVRGLVQMSPIFLLVLLPGPLWVRLLSCLLGILVGFFYSVSYMEQTTEQRLVKQGYPRGTGRATRRAAHSDEDARVQAAYEARYRP encoded by the coding sequence GTGACCCGCAGCAGGCCCGGCCCCGTCCTCTGGCTCTGGTACGCCGTGGGCGGGCGGCTCCCCGACCGCCACCGCGAGTGGGTGCTGCACGACGTCACGGCCCGGACGTGGGTCGTGCGGCACCTGGTGCGCGGACTGGTGCAGATGTCGCCGATCTTCCTGCTGGTGCTGCTGCCGGGGCCGTTGTGGGTGCGGCTGCTGTCGTGCCTGCTGGGCATCCTGGTCGGGTTCTTCTACTCGGTCTCGTACATGGAGCAGACGACCGAGCAGCGCCTGGTCAAGCAGGGCTACCCGCGCGGTACCGGCCGCGCGACCCGGCGCGCGGCGCACTCCGACGAGGACGCCCGCGTGCAGGCCGCCTACGAGGCCCGCTACCGGCCCTAG
- a CDS encoding FAD-dependent oxidoreductase yields MTIVIVGGGLAGARTAQALRDQGFDGDVVLVAGERHHPYERPPLSKGYLGGKDGRSSFAAFPDGWYAEHRIDLRTGVTATAVDREARRVVLDDGSSVDYSQVVLATGSRPRRLDVPGAESALHLRTVEDSDRLRESFRAGERLVVVGAGWIGLEVASIARQAGVGVTVVHSSRVPLRRALGPEVARVFVALHEENGVVFRFDAEVVEITADGVRLGDGTTLPAEHVLVAVGAEPNAELASDAGLEVDDGIVVDATLRTADPDVFAVGDVANAYHPVLERYLRVEHWANATGQPATVAAAILDRGASYQEQPYSFTDQYDLGMEFVGTIDGYDRVVFRGDVDGREFIAFWLKDGVVLAGMNVNVWDVSERIRALIGTSPDLDRLTGAGVGSSLGL; encoded by the coding sequence ATGACGATCGTGATCGTGGGCGGCGGCCTCGCGGGGGCCAGGACCGCGCAGGCCCTGCGCGACCAGGGGTTCGACGGTGACGTCGTGCTGGTCGCGGGCGAGCGGCACCACCCGTACGAGCGGCCGCCCCTGTCCAAGGGCTACCTCGGCGGCAAGGACGGCCGGTCGAGCTTCGCGGCGTTCCCGGACGGGTGGTACGCCGAGCACCGGATCGACCTGCGGACGGGCGTGACGGCCACGGCGGTCGACCGCGAGGCGCGCCGGGTCGTGCTCGACGACGGGTCGTCGGTCGACTACTCGCAGGTGGTGCTGGCCACCGGGTCGCGGCCGCGACGGCTGGACGTGCCGGGTGCGGAGTCGGCACTGCACCTGCGGACCGTGGAGGACTCGGACCGGCTGCGGGAGAGCTTCCGGGCGGGTGAACGGCTGGTCGTGGTCGGCGCGGGGTGGATCGGGCTGGAGGTCGCGTCGATCGCCCGGCAGGCGGGGGTCGGGGTGACCGTCGTGCACTCGTCACGGGTGCCGTTGCGGCGGGCGCTCGGACCCGAGGTGGCGCGGGTGTTCGTGGCGCTGCACGAGGAGAACGGGGTCGTCTTCCGGTTCGACGCGGAGGTCGTGGAGATCACCGCCGACGGGGTGCGGCTGGGTGACGGGACCACGCTGCCCGCCGAGCACGTGCTGGTCGCGGTGGGTGCGGAGCCGAACGCGGAGTTGGCCTCGGACGCCGGGCTGGAGGTCGACGACGGGATCGTGGTCGACGCGACCCTGCGCACCGCCGACCCGGACGTGTTCGCGGTCGGCGACGTGGCCAACGCCTACCACCCGGTGCTGGAGCGGTACCTCCGCGTCGAGCACTGGGCGAACGCGACCGGGCAGCCCGCCACCGTCGCCGCCGCGATCCTCGACCGGGGCGCGAGCTACCAGGAGCAGCCGTACTCCTTCACCGACCAGTACGACCTGGGCATGGAGTTCGTCGGCACGATCGACGGCTACGACCGGGTCGTGTTCCGCGGCGACGTCGACGGGCGGGAGTTCATCGCGTTCTGGTTGAAGGACGGTGTGGTGCTCGCGGGCATGAACGTCAACGTGTGGGACGTGTCGGAGCGGATCAGGGCGTTGATCGGCACCTCCCCCGACCTCGACCGGCTCACCGGCGCAGGGGTGGGCTCTAGTCTCGGTCTGTGA
- a CDS encoding SAM-dependent methyltransferase gives MARPDWAPHEIDLERPSIARVYDYWLDGAHNFAADRQLADQAVGIMPSLKSAIMGNRAFLRRAVKHLAAAGVRQFLDLGSGIPTVGNVHEVARQEAPESRVVYVDIDPVAVAHSRSLLRDDPRVTVLQSDIRDPETILSSPEVRDLLDLEQPVAVLMVALLHFMPDSEDPLGIIAGYRDRLVPGSYLALSHLGVEPGEEPEGWLRYRDLYAASVTPLVSRGKVAVTALFDGFELVEPGVARMPLWRPESLDDLDDDCALFPGFAGVGRKP, from the coding sequence ATGGCACGACCGGACTGGGCACCCCACGAGATCGACCTCGAACGACCGAGCATCGCGCGGGTCTACGACTACTGGCTCGACGGAGCCCACAACTTCGCGGCCGACCGGCAGCTGGCCGACCAGGCGGTGGGCATCATGCCCAGCCTGAAGTCGGCGATCATGGGGAACAGGGCGTTCCTGCGCAGAGCCGTGAAGCACCTGGCGGCGGCGGGCGTGCGGCAGTTCCTCGACCTCGGATCGGGCATCCCGACCGTCGGCAACGTGCACGAGGTGGCCCGGCAGGAGGCCCCGGAGTCGCGCGTGGTCTACGTCGACATCGACCCCGTCGCCGTGGCGCACAGCCGGTCGCTGCTCCGCGACGACCCGCGGGTGACCGTGCTCCAGTCCGACATCCGCGACCCGGAGACGATCCTCTCCTCCCCCGAGGTGCGCGACCTGCTGGACCTGGAGCAGCCCGTCGCGGTGCTCATGGTCGCGCTGCTGCACTTCATGCCGGACTCCGAGGACCCGCTGGGGATCATCGCGGGCTACCGCGACCGGCTGGTGCCCGGCAGCTACCTCGCCCTGTCGCACCTGGGCGTCGAACCGGGCGAGGAGCCCGAGGGCTGGCTGCGCTACCGGGACCTGTACGCGGCCTCGGTCACCCCGCTGGTCTCGCGCGGCAAGGTCGCCGTCACGGCCCTGTTCGACGGGTTCGAACTGGTCGAGCCGGGTGTGGCGCGGATGCCGCTGTGGCGGCCGGAGTCGCTGGACGACCTGGACGACGACTGCGCGCTGTTCCCCGGTTTCGCGGGGGTCGGCCGCAAGCCCTGA
- a CDS encoding FAD-dependent monooxygenase, giving the protein MNTQVLIVGAGPTGLTLACDLARRGVPHRIVERASSYFPGSRGDGLQPRTLEVFEDLGVLDAIMAAGTGAPLMRVYNGAEVVAEMRMAELTEPTPDVPHPNLWFVPQYRTEEILRARLAEFGGRVELATELVGFVQDADGVTATLRHDGVEEEVRVDHLVGADGGRSTVRKGAGIAFVGDTDETTKAMLADVLVDGLDHSHGYVWMHEGDGLALTPLAVPDLFNLAGPPPADGAEPTHEWLQELVDTASGRTDIRIREVVWATVWRANVRTAERFQDGRVLLAGDAAHVCPPTGGQGLNTGVQDAYNLGWKLATSRGLVDTYAVEREPIAQGVLELAARTLKRLMEGDEGAYQRGSEFHQLGLNYRGGPLSRDDRAVPGPLPAGDRAPDAPCHENGLPTRLFEVFRGPRWTVLELRDGLAVVGDRTLVDTDGHLGAAYGVDGFVVVRPDGYVGLVADDRAAVDAYLDPIAASATGSTLPRSEASR; this is encoded by the coding sequence ATGAACACCCAGGTCCTGATCGTGGGAGCCGGTCCGACCGGCCTCACCCTCGCCTGCGACCTCGCTCGCCGCGGCGTCCCGCACCGGATCGTCGAACGGGCGTCCTCGTACTTCCCCGGCTCGCGCGGGGACGGCCTCCAGCCGCGCACGCTGGAGGTGTTCGAGGACCTCGGCGTGCTCGACGCGATCATGGCGGCGGGCACGGGCGCGCCGCTCATGCGCGTCTACAACGGGGCCGAGGTCGTGGCCGAGATGCGGATGGCGGAGCTGACCGAGCCCACGCCGGACGTGCCGCACCCGAACCTCTGGTTCGTGCCGCAGTACCGCACCGAGGAGATCCTGCGGGCCCGGCTCGCCGAGTTCGGCGGACGGGTCGAACTGGCCACCGAGCTGGTCGGCTTCGTCCAGGACGCCGACGGCGTGACCGCGACCCTGCGGCACGACGGCGTGGAGGAGGAGGTCCGCGTCGACCACCTGGTCGGCGCCGACGGCGGTCGCAGCACCGTGCGCAAGGGGGCGGGCATCGCGTTCGTCGGCGACACCGACGAGACCACCAAGGCGATGCTCGCCGACGTCCTGGTCGACGGCCTCGACCACTCGCACGGCTACGTGTGGATGCACGAGGGCGACGGTCTCGCGCTGACGCCGCTGGCGGTCCCGGACCTCTTCAACCTGGCGGGCCCGCCGCCCGCCGACGGCGCCGAGCCGACGCATGAGTGGTTGCAGGAGTTGGTGGACACCGCTTCCGGCCGCACCGACATCCGGATCCGCGAGGTCGTCTGGGCGACGGTGTGGCGGGCCAACGTCCGCACCGCCGAGCGGTTCCAGGACGGCCGGGTGCTGCTCGCGGGCGACGCGGCGCACGTCTGCCCGCCCACCGGCGGACAGGGCCTCAACACCGGCGTCCAGGACGCGTACAACCTCGGCTGGAAGCTCGCCACCTCCCGTGGGCTGGTCGACACCTACGCCGTCGAGCGGGAGCCGATCGCCCAGGGCGTGCTGGAACTGGCCGCGCGCACCCTCAAGCGGCTCATGGAGGGGGACGAGGGCGCCTACCAGCGCGGCTCCGAGTTCCACCAGCTCGGCCTGAACTACCGCGGCGGCCCGCTCAGCCGCGACGACCGCGCGGTGCCGGGACCGCTGCCGGCGGGCGACCGCGCGCCGGACGCGCCGTGCCACGAGAACGGCTTGCCCACCAGGCTGTTCGAGGTGTTCCGGGGTCCGCGGTGGACGGTCCTGGAGCTGCGCGACGGACTCGCCGTGGTCGGTGACCGCACGCTCGTGGACACCGACGGCCACCTGGGCGCCGCCTACGGCGTGGACGGGTTCGTCGTCGTCCGCCCCGACGGGTACGTCGGCCTGGTCGCCGACGACCGCGCCGCGGTCGACGCCTACCTGGACCCGATCGCCGCCAGTGCCACCGGTTCGACCCTCCCGCGTTCGGAGGCCTCCCGGTAG